In a single window of the Salmo trutta chromosome 23, fSalTru1.1, whole genome shotgun sequence genome:
- the LOC115159605 gene encoding intracellular hyaluronan-binding protein 4: MKGIIEDPTESAGFGCAVTNRFGQLLDDEADPFDIIRQAQVEKQKKKDELKRTDTTSKPVKKESRKDKRTPLNAVEGNHSQAKIVQGQKYPPRGAPGQVEERGERRVAFRDRRQNDSEAPLGYSIERPVDQGERAARGRGGVRGRGMRGNSNFRSTDGFDQRGKREFERHSGSDRTGVRPEEKRGGSGPRNWGSMRDHMSAAADGAPTEGGDGDEVADSAETGANRASETEGEGEAVVEVSVEMSLDEWKALQEQNRPKKEFNLRKADTIVPSDSVVIHKSKKQVEEEVEEDDAAALRRPANDITAKLKIDFGSLGRPSRGTRGGRGGRGGPATRPETISPQKPPEKARFQQGQAPNPDDPEDFPALA, encoded by the exons ATGAAGGGTATAATTGAAGATCCCACCGAAAGTGCTGGTTTTGGGTGCGCCGTGACAAACCGTTTTGGTCAGCTTTTAGACGACGAGGCCGACCCTTTCGATATTATTCGCCAGGCGCAGGTGGaaaaacagaagaaaaaggatGAACTAAAAAGAACTGATACAACATCCAAACCTGTCAAGAAGGAGTCTCGAAAGGACAAGAGAACTCCCTTGAATGCTGTGGAAGGCAACCATTCACAGGCAAAAATTGTACAGG GTCAGAAATATCCTCCTCGTGGTGCACCTGgccaggtggaggagaggggggagagacgagTTGCCTTCCGGGATCGGAGGCAGAACGACAGTGAGGCTCCGCTAGGATACTCAATTGAAAG gcCTGTGGATCAGGGTGAGCGTGCCGCAAGGGGCCGAGGTGGTGTCCGTGGAAGAGGAATGCGCGGCAACAGCAACTTCAGATCCACAGATGGCTTTGACCAGAGAGGCAAAAGGGAGTTTGAGCGCCACAGTGGCAGTGATAGAAC TGGTGTCAGGCCAGAGGAGAAGCGAGGGGGCAGTGGTCCACGTAACTGGGGATCCATGAGGGACCACATGAG TGCTGCCGCTGATGGGGCTCCCActgagggaggggatggagatgAGGTGGCGGATTCCGCAGAGACTGGAGCAAATCG TGCCTCGGAGACTGAAGGCGAGGGGGAAGCAGTGGTGGAGGTTTCCGTGGAGATGTCTCTGGACGAGTGGAAAGCCCTACAGGAACAAAACCGGCCCAAGAAGGAGTTCAACCTGCGCAAGGCTGATACCATTGTGCCCTCTGACTCTGTGGTCATCCACAAGTCCAAGAAACAGGTTGAG gaggaggttgaggaggatgACGCTGCAGCCCTCCGTCGCCCCGCCAATGACATCACAGCCAAGCTGAAGATTGACTTTGGCAGTCTGGGACGACCCTCACGGGGGACCAGAGGAGGAAGGGGTGGACGAGGTGGCCCAGCCACACGGCCAGAGACCATTTCTCCCCAGAAGCCTCCTGAGAAG GCCCGATTCCAGCAGGGACAGGCCCCAAACCCTGACGACCCAGAAGACTTTCCTGCCCTTGCCTAA